In Cheilinus undulatus linkage group 24, ASM1832078v1, whole genome shotgun sequence, a single window of DNA contains:
- the LOC121506309 gene encoding ADP-ribosylation factor-like protein 4C, translated as MGNSLTTLGAFQSLHIVMLGLDSAGKTTVLYRLKFNEFVNTVPTIGFNTERIRLGGAGASRGISCHFWDVGGQEKLRPLWKPYSRCTDGIVYVVDSVDAERLEEARTELHKITRFSENQGTPLLVIANKQDLPRALDVEEIERQLALTELSPSTPYHVQPACAIIGEGLHEGMDKLYEMIVKRRKSLKQKKKRQ; from the coding sequence ATGGGGAACAGTTTGACCACTTTGGGTGCCTTCCAGTCTTTGCACATAGTCATGCTGGGCTTGGACTCCGCAGGGAAAACCACCGTGCTGTACCGGCTCAAATTTAACGAGTTCGTCAACACGGTGCCAACCATCGGCTTCAACACGGAGAGGATCCGTCTGGGCGGCGCGGGAGCCTCCCGGGGCATCAGCTGTCATTTCTGGGACGTGGGGGGCCAGGAGAAGCTGCGGCCCCTCTGGAAACCGTACAGCCGCTGCACGGACGGGATCGTGTACGTGGTGGATTCCGTGGACGCAGAGAGGCTCGAGGAGGCCCGCACCGAGCTGCACAAGATCACGCGCTTCTCGGAGAACCAGGGGACTCCTCTGCTGGTCATCGCCAACAAACAGGACCTACCCAGAGCTCTGGACGTGGAGGAGATCGAGAGGCAGCTGGCCCTGACCGAACTGAGCCCCTCCACCCCCTATCACGTCCAGCCGGCCTGCGCCATCATCGGAGAGGGTCTGCACGAGGGCATGGACAAGCTGTATGAGATGATcgtgaagaggaggaagagtctgaagcagaagaagaagaggcagTGA